From Aquabacter sp. L1I39, the proteins below share one genomic window:
- a CDS encoding DNA -binding domain-containing protein, whose translation MAKAFDDKAPSGQELTAYDLTHIKLYMRLLDATAEGADWQEVVVVLFGIDPAQEPARARAVHDSHLERARWLAQTGYRDLLPHRVN comes from the coding sequence GTGGCCAAGGCGTTTGATGACAAGGCGCCGTCCGGTCAGGAACTGACCGCCTATGACCTCACCCATATCAAGCTCTATATGCGCCTCCTCGACGCGACCGCTGAAGGAGCCGACTGGCAGGAAGTGGTGGTCGTCCTGTTCGGGATTGATCCAGCGCAGGAGCCTGCCCGCGCCCGCGCGGTCCATGACAGCCATCTGGAGCGCGCCCGCTGGCTCGCCCAGACAGGCTATCGCGATCTGCTCCCGCATCGCGTCAACTAG
- a CDS encoding transcriptional regulator domain-containing protein: MKPDTSHWRDSRTYDYFDDLSVEGLAWECLRRDPSYQQAYRDLMDAERAAAPLPAEAEHLWGLRCPRETLAPRDPSARPLVPTDQSSRDRPRRASRPSAEHRHGAARCTCRTT, translated from the coding sequence ATGAAGCCCGATACGTCGCACTGGCGAGACAGTCGGACCTACGACTATTTCGATGATCTCTCGGTAGAGGGATTGGCCTGGGAGTGCCTGAGACGGGATCCATCCTACCAGCAAGCCTATCGAGACCTTATGGACGCCGAGAGAGCGGCTGCACCTCTCCCGGCCGAGGCCGAGCATCTCTGGGGGTTGCGATGTCCCCGCGAAACCCTCGCTCCCCGCGACCCGTCAGCCCGTCCACTGGTCCCCACGGATCAATCCAGCCGTGACCGTCCTCGCCGAGCTTCCCGACCATCTGCTGAGCACAGGCACGGCGCCGCACGCTGCACCTGCCGAACCACCTGA
- a CDS encoding lipopolysaccharide assembly protein LapA domain-containing protein — MRRILSLVIGLPLCIVVVALAVANRRMVMLSLDPFSANAPVVSVNLPLFVIIFGALILGVILGGCVAWFGQGQARRDARRARKVAPEPKAGPALPAPVRRS, encoded by the coding sequence GTGCGGCGCATTCTCTCATTGGTGATCGGCCTCCCTCTCTGCATCGTGGTGGTGGCGCTCGCCGTCGCCAATCGGCGGATGGTGATGCTTTCGCTCGACCCGTTCAGCGCCAATGCGCCGGTGGTGTCGGTCAATCTGCCGCTATTCGTCATCATCTTCGGCGCCCTGATCTTGGGCGTGATCCTGGGCGGATGCGTCGCCTGGTTCGGCCAGGGTCAGGCCCGTCGCGATGCCCGCCGCGCCCGCAAGGTCGCGCCCGAGCCGAAAGCCGGCCCGGCTTTGCCCGCGCCGGTTCGCCGCTCCTGA
- a CDS encoding lytic transglycosylase domain-containing protein produces the protein MRRSALFLASALLIGVASPSSATAQTMSQILANAVTSYATFIDEAAQRFELPANWIRAVLQAESGGDPRAVSLAGAMGLMQITPATWDELRVHHGLGADPFDPRDNILAGAAYLRQLHDRYGSIRAMLAAYNAGPTRYEASLAGKPLPPETRTYIAALAPIIDKEFAAGGTASVQPMAQNWREAPLFATPPARSNPTDAGFLLQRWGALFVVPSPSRRAP, from the coding sequence ATGCGTCGCTCGGCGCTCTTCCTCGCATCCGCACTGTTGATCGGCGTCGCTTCGCCTAGCTCTGCCACCGCGCAGACCATGTCGCAGATCCTGGCGAATGCCGTCACCTCCTACGCCACCTTTATCGACGAAGCTGCGCAGCGCTTTGAGCTTCCGGCCAACTGGATCCGTGCGGTCCTGCAAGCCGAGAGCGGCGGCGATCCGCGCGCCGTATCGCTTGCCGGTGCCATGGGGCTGATGCAGATCACGCCCGCGACCTGGGACGAGCTTCGCGTCCATCACGGTCTCGGCGCTGATCCGTTCGACCCGCGCGACAACATCCTCGCTGGCGCCGCCTATCTGCGCCAGCTCCATGACCGCTATGGCAGCATCCGCGCCATGCTCGCGGCCTACAATGCCGGGCCGACGCGCTATGAGGCGTCGCTTGCCGGCAAGCCGCTGCCGCCGGAGACGCGTACTTACATCGCGGCTCTGGCGCCGATCATCGACAAGGAGTTTGCAGCCGGCGGTACCGCATCGGTGCAGCCAATGGCGCAAAACTGGCGCGAGGCTCCGCTGTTCGCCACGCCGCCCGCGCGCAGCAATCCCACCGATGCCGGGTTCCTCCTGCAGCGATGGGGAGCGCTGTTCGTTGTACCTTCGCCATCGCGGAGGGCGCCATGA
- a CDS encoding replication initiator protein A, whose product MAARHHSLSERGQLDLFRALPGDFAPRDAQDLMAYPFFSLSKTHRVAPIDFRTGSIAIRVEAVPNHGMATIWDADILIWAASQIVEARDAGLRTSRLMAATPYEILTFVGRGTSLRDYQRLKAALDRLQSTTVSTTIRQPAEGRRHRFSWINEWQERTDRNGRPDGVDLILPDWFYRAVLDDALVLTIDRAYFELTGGLERWLYRLVRKHGGRQQDGWRFDFRHLHQKSGSLSPFKRFAFELRDLIRRQPLPGYMLFVEVEVSGRLMLAFEPATPCGQPVDSLVLSGTRTIVPSGTGLSCYQEPKPALTPCPKLENRALNLESNPESNFKRRASAFASAVDQPRLGAKWPGKTPPDSVSQTPPRSRGHR is encoded by the coding sequence ATGGCGGCGCGGCATCACAGCCTCTCGGAGCGCGGACAGCTCGACTTGTTCCGCGCCCTGCCGGGCGACTTCGCGCCACGAGATGCCCAGGATCTCATGGCCTATCCCTTCTTCTCCCTCTCCAAGACCCATCGCGTGGCGCCGATCGATTTCCGGACCGGCAGCATCGCCATCCGGGTCGAAGCCGTGCCCAACCACGGCATGGCGACGATCTGGGACGCCGACATTCTCATCTGGGCCGCCAGCCAGATCGTTGAAGCCCGCGACGCGGGGCTTCGCACCTCGCGCCTGATGGCGGCGACGCCCTATGAGATCCTCACCTTTGTCGGACGCGGCACCTCCCTGCGCGACTATCAGCGCCTCAAGGCCGCGCTCGACCGTCTCCAGTCGACGACAGTGTCGACCACCATCCGACAGCCGGCGGAGGGGCGCCGGCACCGCTTCTCCTGGATCAATGAATGGCAGGAGCGCACCGACCGCAACGGCCGGCCCGATGGCGTCGACCTCATCCTGCCGGACTGGTTCTACCGCGCCGTACTCGACGACGCCCTCGTGCTCACCATTGACCGGGCCTATTTCGAGCTGACGGGCGGACTGGAGCGCTGGCTTTACCGTCTGGTGCGCAAGCATGGCGGGCGGCAACAGGATGGGTGGCGGTTCGATTTTCGGCACCTGCACCAGAAGTCGGGCAGCCTGTCGCCGTTCAAGCGCTTCGCCTTTGAGCTCAGGGATCTGATCCGGCGCCAGCCGCTTCCCGGCTACATGCTGTTCGTTGAGGTCGAGGTCAGCGGCCGGCTGATGCTGGCCTTCGAGCCTGCCACGCCCTGTGGACAGCCTGTGGATAGCCTCGTGCTATCGGGAACCCGGACTATCGTGCCATCGGGAACCGGTCTCTCGTGCTATCAGGAACCCAAACCGGCTTTAACTCCCTGTCCTAAATTAGAAAATCGCGCCCTTAACTTAGAGTCTAACCCAGAATCTAACTTTAAGAGGCGCGCGAGCGCTTTTGCGAGCGCCGTCGATCAGCCCCGACTGGGGGCGAAGTGGCCGGGAAAGACGCCGCCTGACAGCGTCTCACAGACGCCCCCTCGCTCGAGGGGGCATCGATGA
- a CDS encoding helix-turn-helix transcriptional regulator, producing the protein MRPDLATLPPRYLRTKEAAAFLSLSARTLEKHRTYGTGPAYRKLGGRVVYSIDDLQAWTERGAVTSTSDPRGSVLPAKRHALAAGSFAGRAAR; encoded by the coding sequence ATGCGACCCGATCTCGCCACCCTCCCGCCGCGCTACCTGCGCACCAAGGAAGCCGCCGCGTTTCTCAGCCTGTCGGCCCGCACGCTTGAGAAGCACCGCACCTATGGCACCGGCCCCGCCTATCGCAAGCTCGGCGGGCGCGTCGTCTATTCCATCGACGACCTCCAGGCCTGGACCGAGCGCGGCGCGGTCACCTCGACCTCCGATCCGCGCGGCTCCGTCCTGCCGGCCAAGCGCCATGCGCTTGCCGCCGGTTCGTTCGCCGGCCGCGCCGCGCGCTGA
- the rpsA gene encoding 30S ribosomal protein S1: MSFVETTREDFASLLDESFGRADVNEGAVVKGIVVAIEKDLAIIDIGLKTEGRVALREFAGPGRESAIKVGDEVEVYLERVENAMGEAVLSRDKARREESWVKLEKAFNAGEKVTGVIFNQVKGGFTVDLDGAVAFLPRSQVDIRPIRDVGPLMHNQQPFQILKMDRRRGNIVVSRRTVLEETRAEQRHELVQNLEEGQAIEGVVKNITDYGAFVDLGGIDGLLHVTDIAWRRVNHPTEVLNIGQTVKVKIIKINHETHRISLGMKQLLGDPWEGIEAKYPVEARFKGRVTNITDYGAFVELEPGIEGLIHVSEMSWTKKNVHPGKIVSTSQEVEVQVLEVDPAKRRISLGLKQTLQNPWEAFAEKYAPGAVVEGEVKNKTEFGLFLGLDGDVDGMVHLSDLDWNRPGEQVIDEFRKGDVIKAVVLDVDVEKERISLGIKQLAGDPFADAGDVKKGAIVTCEVTDVKDGGIEVKLTGTDLSAFIKRSELARDRNDQRPERFSVGEKLDARITLFDRKARKVQVSVKALEIAEEKEAVAQYGSQDSGASLGDILGAALKQRAEGKE; encoded by the coding sequence ATGTCCTTCGTAGAAACCACGCGTGAAGACTTCGCCAGCCTGCTCGACGAGAGCTTCGGCCGCGCCGATGTGAATGAAGGCGCCGTCGTCAAGGGTATCGTTGTCGCCATCGAGAAAGATCTGGCGATCATCGATATCGGCCTGAAGACCGAGGGCCGCGTTGCCCTGCGCGAATTTGCCGGCCCCGGCCGCGAGAGCGCCATCAAGGTGGGCGATGAGGTCGAGGTCTATCTCGAGCGCGTCGAGAACGCCATGGGCGAAGCCGTCCTCTCGCGCGACAAGGCGCGCCGCGAGGAGAGCTGGGTCAAGCTCGAAAAGGCGTTCAATGCCGGCGAGAAGGTCACCGGCGTGATCTTCAACCAGGTCAAGGGCGGCTTTACCGTCGATCTCGACGGCGCCGTGGCCTTCCTGCCCCGTTCGCAGGTGGACATCCGTCCCATCCGCGACGTCGGCCCGCTGATGCACAATCAGCAGCCCTTCCAGATCCTCAAGATGGACCGTCGCCGCGGCAATATCGTCGTGTCGCGCCGCACCGTCCTCGAGGAAACCCGCGCCGAGCAGCGTCACGAGCTGGTCCAGAACCTCGAAGAGGGTCAGGCCATCGAGGGCGTGGTGAAGAACATCACCGATTACGGCGCGTTCGTGGACCTCGGCGGCATTGACGGCCTGCTGCACGTCACCGACATCGCCTGGCGCCGCGTGAACCACCCCACCGAAGTGCTGAATATCGGCCAGACGGTGAAGGTGAAGATCATCAAGATCAACCACGAGACCCACCGCATCTCGCTCGGCATGAAGCAGCTCCTGGGCGATCCCTGGGAAGGCATCGAGGCCAAGTATCCGGTGGAGGCCCGCTTCAAGGGTCGCGTCACCAACATCACCGACTACGGCGCGTTCGTGGAACTGGAGCCGGGCATCGAAGGCCTGATCCACGTCTCCGAAATGTCGTGGACCAAGAAGAACGTCCATCCCGGCAAGATCGTCTCCACCTCCCAGGAAGTGGAAGTTCAGGTGCTCGAGGTGGATCCCGCCAAGCGCCGCATCTCGCTCGGCCTCAAGCAGACCCTGCAGAATCCGTGGGAAGCCTTCGCTGAGAAGTATGCCCCCGGCGCGGTGGTCGAGGGCGAGGTCAAGAACAAGACCGAGTTCGGCCTGTTCCTGGGCCTCGACGGCGACGTGGACGGCATGGTCCACCTCTCCGACCTGGACTGGAACCGTCCCGGCGAGCAGGTGATCGACGAGTTCCGCAAGGGCGACGTGATCAAGGCCGTGGTGCTGGACGTGGACGTCGAGAAGGAGCGCATCTCGCTTGGCATCAAGCAGCTGGCCGGCGACCCCTTCGCCGATGCCGGCGACGTCAAGAAGGGCGCCATCGTCACCTGCGAAGTCACCGACGTGAAGGACGGCGGCATCGAGGTGAAGCTGACCGGCACCGACCTCAGCGCCTTCATCAAGCGCTCCGAGCTGGCCCGCGATCGCAACGACCAGCGCCCCGAGCGCTTCTCGGTCGGCGAGAAGCTGGATGCCCGCATCACCCTGTTCGACCGCAAGGCGCGCAAGGTGCAGGTGTCCGTCAAGGCGCTCGAGATCGCCGAGGAGAAGGAAGCCGTGGCGCAGTACGGCTCGCAGGATTCCGGCGCTTCGCTGGGCGACATCCTGGGTGCCGCGCTCAAGCAGCGCGCCGAAGGCAAGGAGTGA
- the parA gene encoding ParA family partition ATPase, translated as MIVALLNQKGGVGKTTLALHLAGQWARQGQRITLIDADPQGSSLDWSQQRSREGLPRLFGVVGLARDTLHREAPELARDADHIVIDGPPRVAGLMRSALLAADLVLIPVQPSPFDGWASAEMLALIREARIYRPALLVRFVLNRCGARTVLARETARTLADHDPPVLAGTIGQRIAFAAAAQSGRLVFERDDAGPATREIAAVSAEINGLDLGRQAR; from the coding sequence ATGATCGTCGCGCTCCTCAACCAGAAAGGCGGGGTCGGCAAGACGACGCTTGCGCTGCATCTCGCCGGGCAATGGGCCCGGCAGGGACAGCGGATCACGCTGATCGACGCCGATCCGCAGGGCTCCAGCCTCGACTGGTCGCAGCAGCGCAGCCGCGAGGGCCTGCCGCGGCTGTTCGGTGTCGTCGGGCTCGCCCGCGATACACTCCACCGCGAGGCGCCCGAGCTTGCGCGTGACGCTGATCACATCGTCATCGATGGACCGCCCCGCGTCGCCGGGCTGATGCGCTCGGCGCTGCTCGCCGCCGATCTGGTGCTGATCCCGGTGCAGCCTTCGCCCTTCGATGGATGGGCCTCGGCCGAGATGCTGGCGCTGATCCGTGAGGCGCGGATCTACCGCCCAGCGCTGCTGGTCCGGTTCGTCCTGAACCGCTGCGGCGCCCGCACCGTTCTCGCCCGCGAGACCGCGCGGACGCTGGCCGACCACGATCCTCCTGTGCTGGCCGGCACCATCGGCCAGCGCATCGCCTTTGCGGCAGCCGCGCAATCCGGACGTCTCGTTTTCGAGCGCGACGATGCGGGGCCGGCCACGCGCGAGATCGCCGCGGTGAGCGCCGAGATCAATGGTCTCGACCTCGGGAGGCAAGCGCGATGA
- a CDS encoding multicopper oxidase family protein codes for MNRRDFLKRCAIGAATLVPSGLPLGRSAFAQTQPRTQPLAITTRTLEVNKRAASVFGLVQADGTPGLIFNVGDTFDVSLTSRIDAPSLIHWHGLTPPWAQDGVPGNPAALLGPGEDRAYDFPVGPGGTHWMHAHTLQEQNLLAAPLIVRSRADAARDEQEVVILLHDFSFTPAEELLARLRGGAGGMDHGAAGLNPGAMPGGMMGHAGMSHSGSSRGEMGHGAMGHGAGGAMDLNDIAYDAYLANDRTLDDPQMVQVDKGGKVRLRIINGASATAFQIATGALEGEVIAVDGQPVQPVRGRTFPLSMGQRIDIRLALPAEGGAWPILALREGERERTGIVLATPGASVRKLAAKGESRAGVVDVALEQTLRPLAPLPRRPVDRLYPVTLTGSMAGYRWAINGPQALTVRRGERVEIAMANMSMMSHPMHLHGHRFQVVEINGRAVNGAVRDTVLVPPMARVKIAFDADNPGRWPFHCHHLYHMEAGMMAFVAYEGVG; via the coding sequence ATGAACCGCAGAGACTTTCTCAAACGCTGCGCCATCGGCGCGGCCACGCTCGTCCCTTCCGGCCTGCCCCTGGGGCGCTCGGCCTTCGCCCAGACGCAACCCAGGACCCAGCCGCTGGCCATCACCACGCGGACCCTGGAGGTGAACAAGCGTGCCGCCTCGGTGTTCGGCCTTGTCCAGGCCGACGGCACGCCGGGCCTGATCTTCAATGTGGGGGACACCTTCGATGTGAGCCTGACCAGCCGCATCGACGCGCCGAGCCTGATCCATTGGCACGGCCTGACCCCGCCCTGGGCGCAGGATGGCGTGCCGGGCAATCCCGCTGCGCTGCTCGGCCCTGGCGAGGACCGCGCCTATGACTTCCCGGTCGGGCCCGGAGGCACCCATTGGATGCACGCCCATACGCTCCAGGAGCAGAACCTGCTCGCGGCCCCGCTCATCGTCCGCAGCCGCGCGGATGCTGCCCGCGACGAGCAGGAGGTGGTGATCCTGCTGCACGACTTTTCCTTCACCCCGGCGGAGGAGCTCCTTGCCCGCCTGCGCGGCGGCGCGGGCGGCATGGATCATGGCGCGGCGGGCCTGAATCCAGGCGCCATGCCCGGGGGCATGATGGGGCATGCCGGCATGAGCCATAGCGGCTCGTCCCGCGGCGAAATGGGGCATGGCGCGATGGGACACGGAGCCGGCGGCGCCATGGACCTGAACGACATCGCCTATGACGCCTACCTTGCCAATGACCGCACCCTCGATGACCCCCAGATGGTCCAGGTGGACAAAGGCGGGAAGGTCCGGCTTCGCATCATCAACGGCGCCTCGGCCACCGCCTTTCAGATCGCCACCGGCGCCCTGGAGGGCGAGGTCATCGCGGTGGACGGCCAGCCGGTGCAGCCGGTCCGGGGGCGCACCTTCCCCTTGAGCATGGGCCAGCGCATCGACATCCGCCTCGCCTTGCCGGCCGAGGGCGGAGCCTGGCCCATCCTCGCCTTGCGCGAGGGAGAACGTGAGCGCACCGGCATTGTCCTGGCGACACCTGGTGCGTCCGTCCGCAAGCTCGCGGCGAAGGGAGAGAGCAGGGCGGGCGTGGTCGACGTCGCCCTCGAGCAAACCCTGCGCCCGCTGGCGCCCCTGCCCCGCCGCCCCGTCGACCGCCTCTATCCGGTGACGCTCACCGGCAGCATGGCCGGCTATCGCTGGGCCATCAACGGGCCGCAGGCGCTCACCGTGCGGCGCGGCGAGCGGGTGGAGATCGCCATGGCGAACATGTCCATGATGTCCCACCCCATGCATCTGCATGGCCACCGCTTCCAGGTGGTGGAGATCAATGGCCGGGCCGTGAATGGCGCGGTGCGGGACACGGTATTGGTGCCGCCCATGGCGCGGGTGAAGATCGCCTTCGATGCGGACAATCCCGGCCGCTGGCCCTTCCACTGCCACCACCTCTACCACATGGAGGCAGGCATGATGGCGTTCGTGGCCTATGAGGGGGTGGGATAG
- the sppA gene encoding signal peptide peptidase SppA, with product MSLDIDQIVDRRRLRRKLTFWRVFAVAVLVVALGAGGYAAFGRASLDTAPHVARIVIGGLIRNDRDRVEMIERIAKSNASAVILSIDSPGGTVTGSEQLYNALRRLAEKKPTVAVVEGMAASGAYIAAMGSDHIVARRNAIVGSVGVIFQFPNVTELLKSVGITVEDIKSSPLKASPNMYEPTSPEARAAINSLVLDSYAWFKGLVSERRKLSDAKLAAVTDGRVFTGHQGLELQLVDELGDERTARQWLAREKGVPERLRTRTWSTRSVGDEFGWLSAGTRHVLEGLGLAGLGRVMSQVAEGALERAQLDGLLALWHPQSGF from the coding sequence ATGTCGCTGGACATCGACCAGATCGTTGATCGCCGCCGACTGAGGCGCAAGCTCACCTTCTGGCGCGTTTTCGCCGTGGCGGTGCTGGTGGTGGCCCTCGGCGCGGGCGGCTATGCCGCCTTCGGGCGCGCCTCCCTCGACACCGCGCCCCATGTGGCGCGCATCGTCATTGGCGGCCTCATCCGCAATGACCGCGACCGGGTGGAGATGATCGAGCGCATCGCCAAGTCCAATGCCTCGGCCGTCATCCTGTCCATCGACAGCCCCGGCGGCACGGTCACCGGCTCCGAGCAGCTCTACAACGCCCTGCGGCGCCTCGCCGAGAAGAAGCCCACCGTCGCGGTGGTGGAAGGCATGGCCGCCTCCGGCGCCTATATCGCCGCCATGGGCTCAGACCATATCGTCGCCCGCCGCAATGCCATCGTGGGCTCCGTGGGCGTGATCTTCCAGTTCCCCAATGTGACGGAACTGCTGAAGAGCGTGGGCATCACGGTGGAGGACATCAAGTCCTCGCCATTGAAGGCCTCGCCCAACATGTACGAACCCACCAGCCCCGAGGCGCGCGCCGCCATCAATTCGCTGGTGCTGGACAGCTATGCCTGGTTCAAGGGCTTGGTCTCCGAGCGGCGCAAGCTCTCCGATGCCAAGCTGGCGGCGGTGACCGACGGGCGCGTCTTCACCGGCCACCAGGGCCTTGAACTGCAATTGGTGGACGAACTGGGCGACGAGCGCACCGCGCGCCAGTGGCTGGCACGGGAAAAGGGCGTCCCCGAGCGGTTGCGCACCCGGACCTGGAGCACACGGTCCGTGGGAGACGAGTTCGGCTGGCTCTCCGCCGGCACCCGCCATGTGCTGGAGGGCCTCGGCCTTGCAGGACTTGGGCGCGTGATGTCGCAGGTTGCGGAAGGCGCGCTGGAGCGGGCTCAGCTTGACGGCCTCCTGGCCCTCTGGCACCCTCAATCCGGCTTCTAA
- a CDS encoding DUF2285 domain-containing protein, with product MTVLAELPDHLLSTGTAPHAAPAEPPDHAAPPYLLLTVFEPGASIAALIPFDDDMPCRIEALNRLWHAQCGKRIPPDTRMTRQQRGRLRLMLQACDGRNRGASYRDIAEAIFGTERVAADPWKTSPLRDRIISLVEGGTGLIAGGYLRLFRHRRRT from the coding sequence GTGACCGTCCTCGCCGAGCTTCCCGACCATCTGCTGAGCACAGGCACGGCGCCGCACGCTGCACCTGCCGAACCACCTGATCATGCGGCGCCACCGTACCTTCTGCTTACTGTCTTTGAACCCGGCGCATCGATCGCCGCGCTGATCCCCTTCGACGACGACATGCCCTGCCGCATCGAGGCGCTGAACCGCCTCTGGCATGCGCAGTGCGGAAAGCGGATTCCACCCGACACCCGAATGACCCGCCAGCAGCGCGGCCGCCTGCGTCTGATGCTTCAAGCCTGCGATGGACGAAACCGGGGCGCGAGCTACCGTGACATCGCGGAGGCCATCTTCGGCACAGAGCGGGTCGCGGCCGATCCCTGGAAGACGTCTCCCCTGCGCGACCGCATCATCAGCCTTGTGGAAGGCGGCACCGGCCTGATCGCCGGCGGCTATCTGCGGCTATTCCGCCACCGTCGCCGCACGTGA
- a CDS encoding DUF2840 domain-containing protein, with protein MSAAFAPRAASTASASSPPSDTLTHVELTHIEKRIENWIRFGHHAHEQLLDRRRRILSFPPGCIFAFVRWASNDFGTVASRLDIVRCVAPGESYQTLPFVRPGGEILLRVDGWPKVEKILQHIDAIEAIGIDPATVAPDHWGHVAHRTSVGFEPRAYTAERHQAWLKRQECGQ; from the coding sequence ATGAGCGCGGCGTTTGCACCCCGTGCGGCAAGCACGGCTTCCGCCTCCAGCCCCCCGTCCGATACCCTGACCCATGTCGAGCTGACCCATATCGAGAAGCGCATCGAGAACTGGATCCGCTTCGGCCATCACGCACATGAGCAGCTTCTGGATCGCCGCCGGCGCATCCTCTCTTTCCCTCCCGGCTGCATCTTCGCCTTTGTCCGATGGGCGTCGAACGACTTCGGTACCGTAGCCTCCCGCCTCGACATCGTGCGCTGCGTGGCGCCAGGCGAGAGCTACCAGACGCTGCCCTTCGTGCGGCCCGGTGGCGAGATCCTGCTGCGAGTGGATGGCTGGCCGAAGGTCGAGAAAATCCTGCAGCACATCGATGCGATCGAGGCGATCGGCATTGATCCGGCGACCGTCGCTCCTGACCATTGGGGGCATGTCGCCCACCGCACCAGCGTCGGCTTCGAGCCACGCGCTTATACAGCAGAGCGCCATCAGGCGTGGCTGAAGCGGCAGGAGTGCGGTCAATGA
- the ihfB gene encoding integration host factor subunit beta: protein MIKSELVQKIAEANPHLYQRDVENIVNAILEQIVSALARGDRVELRGFGAFSVKQRDARTGRNPRTGKQVDVSEKAVPYFKTGKEMRERLNLGK, encoded by the coding sequence ATGATCAAGTCTGAGCTCGTCCAGAAGATCGCCGAGGCCAATCCGCACCTCTATCAGCGGGACGTGGAGAATATCGTCAACGCCATCCTGGAGCAGATCGTCTCGGCCCTGGCGCGGGGCGACCGGGTGGAGCTGCGCGGCTTCGGCGCCTTCTCCGTCAAGCAACGGGACGCCCGCACCGGCCGCAACCCGCGCACCGGCAAGCAGGTGGACGTGTCCGAGAAGGCGGTGCCCTATTTCAAGACCGGCAAGGAGATGCGCGAGCGTCTCAACCTGGGCAAATGA
- a CDS encoding S26 family signal peptidase produces MNRAAYVLMAAAASVGMAYAATLPTPLKLIWNVSASVPIGLYALEPADALEITDLVAVMPPPPLAAFLIARGYLGEGTPLLKRVMGLPGQDVCRLGNAITVDGAPLGEALPRDRMGRDLPVWQGCRRIAPGELFLMNPDVGDSLDGRYFGPILATIVIGRAMPLLTDEAGDGAFVWRAAVR; encoded by the coding sequence ATGAACCGCGCCGCCTATGTGCTGATGGCTGCGGCCGCCAGCGTCGGTATGGCCTACGCCGCCACGCTGCCGACGCCGCTGAAGCTGATCTGGAATGTCTCGGCGAGCGTCCCTATCGGGCTCTATGCTCTCGAGCCGGCCGATGCTCTCGAGATCACCGATCTGGTGGCGGTGATGCCGCCGCCACCGCTCGCTGCGTTCCTCATCGCGCGTGGCTATCTCGGCGAAGGAACGCCGCTGTTAAAGCGCGTGATGGGGCTTCCGGGACAGGATGTCTGTCGCCTCGGCAACGCCATCACCGTCGATGGCGCGCCGCTTGGCGAAGCGCTGCCGCGCGACCGCATGGGCCGCGATCTGCCGGTATGGCAGGGATGCCGGCGCATCGCGCCTGGCGAACTGTTCCTGATGAACCCGGACGTCGGCGACAGTCTCGACGGGCGCTACTTCGGCCCGATTCTGGCAACGATCGTCATCGGTCGTGCGATGCCACTGCTCACGGATGAAGCCGGCGACGGCGCCTTCGTCTGGCGCGCGGCGGTGCGCTGA
- a CDS encoding helix-turn-helix domain-containing protein has product MEIREVFARNLRALRLAKGLSQEELAHLADIDRTYISSLERCVYNASIDVVDRLASVLGVEASDLLLRRPTVPTETDPDGDK; this is encoded by the coding sequence ATGGAGATCCGAGAGGTGTTCGCGCGCAATCTGAGGGCCTTGCGGCTGGCCAAGGGGCTGTCGCAGGAGGAGCTTGCGCACCTCGCGGACATTGACCGCACCTATATCAGCTCGCTCGAGCGGTGCGTTTACAACGCAAGCATCGATGTGGTGGACCGGCTCGCCTCGGTTCTCGGCGTCGAGGCATCCGACCTACTCCTGCGTCGGCCGACAGTCCCGACCGAGACCGATCCCGACGGCGACAAGTAG